From the Leptospira licerasiae serovar Varillal str. VAR 010 genome, one window contains:
- a CDS encoding helix-turn-helix domain-containing protein yields the protein MTPCLILNIFPSMLSAPEEFIWGNPDPKELRILLPLAFPECLRLIDGLAGLATLVSESDPSSLEEAGSWGYGEDGFFYPFLTKGSQIRSRLEGSKSPFFLHRSEEVELFRGDSAGCLLSPVLLEGKMFGFFLIELSNEAEEKQILLLHLFCQKVARLLKKESESSFIHRAAEEVGPNPLGELLFRLGNGKNSHLEKFKESRSICIIGPASSGKKTLAKWIHKREFPGRPILTVSILPEQASKLEKALIDWEKMAESGTLILENSENYSLAQQRILFEYSQRKSGKSRLIFLENSGKKSIEEFLYFRSLLAENRLELPVWKDWAKSDKIAAVQPIFQEVCELHGRPDLALSEEAIESLVGGISCQNLEDLRNAIEEAVLNSGSGEIRNSDLKKEGSKGISLPDPEDLDLRKAVEAVERQKILLADKLFGGNQIRMAKALGISRGSLQYKLKNLGLG from the coding sequence TTGACACCATGCTTAATTTTAAACATTTTCCCTTCTATGCTATCCGCTCCGGAAGAATTTATATGGGGGAATCCAGATCCTAAAGAACTTAGGATTTTGCTGCCTCTCGCCTTTCCGGAATGTTTAAGATTAATCGATGGTCTGGCCGGGCTTGCTACTTTGGTTTCCGAATCGGATCCTTCTTCCTTGGAGGAGGCTGGTTCCTGGGGCTATGGAGAAGATGGATTCTTCTATCCTTTCCTAACCAAAGGATCTCAGATCCGAAGCAGGTTAGAAGGGAGTAAATCCCCATTCTTTTTGCACAGATCGGAAGAAGTGGAACTTTTCCGGGGAGATTCGGCAGGATGTTTATTGTCCCCGGTTTTGCTGGAAGGCAAAATGTTCGGATTCTTCCTGATAGAACTTTCAAACGAGGCGGAAGAAAAACAAATTCTACTCTTACATTTGTTTTGCCAGAAGGTGGCTCGGCTTTTGAAAAAGGAATCGGAGTCTTCTTTTATTCATCGAGCTGCTGAGGAAGTCGGCCCAAATCCTTTAGGCGAGTTACTTTTCAGATTGGGGAATGGAAAAAATTCCCACCTGGAAAAATTCAAGGAATCTAGAAGCATCTGTATTATCGGTCCAGCTTCTTCTGGTAAAAAGACTCTAGCAAAATGGATCCATAAAAGGGAGTTTCCAGGCAGGCCGATTTTAACGGTTTCGATTCTCCCGGAACAAGCATCCAAGTTAGAAAAGGCCTTAATTGATTGGGAAAAAATGGCCGAATCCGGGACCCTAATCTTAGAGAATTCGGAGAATTATTCTTTGGCGCAACAGAGGATCTTGTTCGAATATTCTCAGCGAAAGTCCGGAAAATCTCGTCTTATTTTTTTAGAAAACTCAGGCAAAAAATCAATAGAAGAGTTTTTATATTTTCGTTCTCTTTTGGCCGAAAATAGGTTAGAATTACCCGTTTGGAAAGACTGGGCGAAATCGGATAAAATAGCCGCAGTGCAACCGATTTTTCAAGAGGTCTGTGAATTGCATGGCCGTCCTGATTTAGCGTTATCCGAGGAGGCAATCGAGTCTTTGGTGGGAGGGATCTCCTGTCAAAATTTAGAGGACCTTCGGAATGCGATTGAAGAGGCAGTTTTAAATTCCGGCTCGGGGGAGATCCGAAATTCGGACCTTAAAAAAGAAGGTTCAAAAGGGATTTCTCTTCCGGACCCGGAGGACCTGGATTTGCGAAAAGCAGTGGAAGCCGTGGAACGTCAAAAAATTCTTTTGGCGGATAAATTGTTCGGCGGTAACCAAATACGAATGGCAAAGGCCCTGGGGATTTCCAGGGGTTCGTTGCAATATAAATTAAAAAACCTAGGTTTGGGTTAA
- the pyk gene encoding pyruvate kinase, which yields MKNELVNFRKTKIICTIGPATADKKMIQSLAEAGMNIARLNMSHGNHDFHRSVIRAIKSLNKDVLKHPIAILLDTQGPEIRTGDLQVDHLDLKVGESFTFHIIPGEESEEQSVFVNYRDIVKDLKIGDRVTVDNGLINLVVEEIQETALKCKVVDGGKLGSRKHINLPGIRVNLPSITQKDQKDILFGLEEDVDFIALSFVRSAEDIHQLRKIIEENNGHTDIIAKIEDQEAVKNMVEIVEAADGVMVARGDLGVELPIEELPLIQRSIIRECAIKGKRVIVATHLLESMINNPSPTRAEVTDVANAVFEEADAIMLSGETAAGKFPVRCVDMLHKISERVEKAPGLGYVLERVPSNKKEEMAKSAAMLSDSIKSPAIIVITRRGTTALNVASFHPRFPLIYAFTNMTTVRRKLWLTRSVIPYRIDFSSDPEKTIKLAIETLKSSGRVKDGDQVVILSDIIAGADRVETIQIREVK from the coding sequence ATGAAGAATGAATTAGTTAATTTCAGAAAGACTAAAATTATCTGCACGATCGGCCCTGCAACTGCCGACAAAAAAATGATCCAATCCCTAGCCGAAGCTGGGATGAATATCGCCAGATTGAACATGTCCCACGGGAATCATGACTTTCACAGATCCGTGATCCGTGCAATTAAGTCTTTGAACAAAGACGTATTAAAACATCCGATCGCAATTTTATTGGATACCCAAGGCCCGGAGATCCGCACAGGGGATCTACAAGTGGATCATTTGGACTTGAAGGTGGGAGAATCTTTTACCTTTCATATCATTCCCGGAGAAGAATCCGAGGAACAATCCGTTTTTGTAAATTATCGCGATATCGTGAAAGACCTTAAGATCGGAGATAGGGTAACAGTAGATAACGGTCTTATCAATCTTGTGGTTGAAGAGATACAAGAAACCGCTTTGAAATGTAAGGTGGTTGACGGTGGCAAATTAGGTTCTCGTAAACATATCAATCTTCCTGGAATCCGAGTAAATCTTCCTTCTATCACTCAGAAAGACCAGAAAGACATTCTTTTCGGTCTGGAAGAAGATGTTGATTTTATTGCTCTTTCTTTTGTTCGTTCTGCGGAAGATATTCATCAACTACGTAAGATCATCGAAGAAAATAACGGTCACACTGATATTATTGCTAAGATAGAAGACCAAGAAGCCGTGAAAAACATGGTGGAGATAGTGGAAGCTGCCGACGGTGTAATGGTTGCAAGAGGAGATCTTGGAGTGGAACTTCCAATAGAGGAACTTCCACTAATCCAACGTTCTATTATTCGGGAATGTGCGATCAAAGGTAAACGTGTGATCGTTGCGACCCACCTCTTGGAGTCCATGATCAATAATCCTTCTCCTACTCGCGCGGAAGTGACCGACGTCGCTAACGCAGTTTTTGAAGAAGCGGATGCAATCATGTTATCCGGCGAAACTGCTGCAGGTAAATTTCCGGTCCGCTGCGTGGATATGCTCCACAAAATCTCGGAAAGAGTCGAGAAGGCGCCGGGACTAGGGTATGTTTTGGAAAGAGTTCCTTCCAATAAGAAGGAAGAAATGGCCAAATCAGCGGCTATGCTTTCCGATTCCATTAAATCGCCTGCAATTATAGTGATTACCAGGAGGGGGACTACGGCTCTGAATGTAGCGTCTTTTCATCCTAGGTTTCCGTTGATCTATGCTTTTACCAATATGACTACGGTCCGACGTAAACTTTGGCTGACCCGAAGCGTAATTCCGTACCGTATCGATTTTTCCAGTGATCCTGAAAAGACGATCAAATTGGCGATCGAAACTTTAAAGTCGAGTGGCCGAGTGAAGGACGGGGATCAGGTGGTAATCTTGTCAGATATTATTGCGGGAGCGGACCGGGTGGAGACGATCCAGATCCGAGAGGTTAAGTAG
- a CDS encoding ParA family protein: MIVVSIANQKGGEGKTTTSLNLAWGLARRGKKTLLIDIDPQANSTGIFLNPEGLEKSMHNIFQSKAKIREVMVKTEVENLNIAPSRLTLAEAETIAAIVDAPYILRDALADLEKEMDFCIIDCPPSLSIFTINALVASNYVIIPLQAEKFSVDGILGLQQTITSIKKRINPSLEIMGALVTQLKPQTLLTKTIIPVLTKYFRIFDNSISDGVAVGESHLARKSVYEYNKSSRQAQEYEGFIEEFLNELKK; this comes from the coding sequence ATGATTGTAGTATCCATCGCAAACCAAAAGGGAGGAGAAGGTAAAACAACCACCTCCCTGAATTTAGCTTGGGGTCTCGCCAGAAGAGGTAAAAAAACTCTGCTGATCGATATCGATCCTCAGGCAAATTCTACAGGGATTTTCCTGAATCCGGAAGGGTTAGAAAAATCCATGCACAATATTTTCCAATCCAAAGCGAAGATTAGAGAAGTTATGGTAAAGACCGAGGTGGAGAATTTAAATATCGCTCCTTCTCGCCTGACCCTTGCGGAAGCAGAGACAATTGCAGCAATTGTGGACGCACCTTATATTTTACGAGACGCTCTTGCAGATCTAGAAAAGGAAATGGATTTTTGTATAATCGATTGCCCGCCCAGCCTTTCCATTTTTACAATCAATGCTCTTGTCGCCTCCAACTATGTGATTATTCCTCTCCAGGCGGAAAAGTTTTCCGTAGATGGAATTTTGGGACTGCAGCAAACAATCACTAGTATTAAAAAAAGAATCAATCCTAGTCTAGAGATCATGGGTGCGTTAGTAACCCAGCTCAAACCCCAGACACTTCTTACTAAAACAATCATCCCTGTTCTTACCAAATATTTTAGAATTTTTGATAATAGTATTTCGGATGGAGTTGCAGTCGGAGAATCTCACCTGGCCAGAAAGTCTGTCTACGAGTACAATAAATCCAGCCGCCAGGCCCAGGAATACGAAGGTTTCATTGAGGAATTTTTGAATGAGCTCAAAAAGTAA
- a CDS encoding response regulator transcription factor — protein sequence MKNILVIEDDPDIGNLIRKSLDSAHYRTTIQTSGEEGLKYYKANHPDLLILDLSLPDIDGMDVCRTVRRSDENTPIFIVTARNEEIDRIMGLELGADDYITKPFSVRELKTRVDVFFRRWDKKAGIKPNIGSGGEIIRGSLKIDPVRRRVTLKDQVINISRKEFDILQLMATSPGKVFSREMILEAVWGMEWDGFERMIDSHIKRIRSKLEKNSAQPEWIETIWGIGYRFTDNYEGIVIID from the coding sequence ATGAAGAATATTCTGGTAATTGAAGATGATCCGGACATCGGGAATTTAATACGAAAGTCATTAGATTCAGCTCATTACCGAACCACAATTCAAACTTCTGGCGAGGAAGGCCTTAAATACTATAAGGCAAACCACCCCGACCTCTTGATTTTAGATCTTTCCTTACCAGATATTGATGGGATGGATGTATGTCGGACAGTCCGCAGATCTGATGAAAATACTCCCATTTTTATAGTTACCGCTAGAAATGAAGAAATAGATAGAATTATGGGACTTGAGTTAGGCGCAGACGATTATATCACAAAGCCTTTTTCGGTAAGAGAATTAAAAACTAGAGTAGATGTATTCTTTCGTAGATGGGATAAAAAAGCGGGAATTAAACCGAATATCGGAAGCGGTGGAGAAATCATCAGAGGATCTTTGAAAATAGATCCGGTTCGACGCAGGGTCACCTTAAAAGATCAAGTAATCAATATATCTCGTAAAGAATTTGATATTCTACAGTTGATGGCAACTTCTCCAGGTAAAGTTTTCTCAAGGGAAATGATCTTAGAGGCTGTTTGGGGAATGGAATGGGATGGATTTGAGAGAATGATCGACTCCCATATCAAAAGAATTCGTTCGAAGTTGGAAAAGAATTCTGCTCAACCTGAATGGATCGAAACAATCTGGGGAATTGGCTATAGATTTACTGATAATTATGAGGGAATTGTAATTATAGATTAA
- a CDS encoding LBF_4227 family protein yields MAAKRTDSEEIPYENTEKQDGTSFSGFELKEHLLAFINSIAEYFETLLLYAKRIATEKIVLGIQAYIFFRIALFFISLSALFFLAAFFLLLQRQFGGDPLPAALGTGGLCLFISLLGIFALIRKLKA; encoded by the coding sequence TTGGCCGCCAAAAGAACGGATTCAGAAGAAATTCCTTACGAAAACACCGAAAAGCAGGACGGAACTTCGTTTTCGGGTTTTGAACTGAAGGAACACCTACTTGCTTTCATCAATTCAATTGCTGAATATTTCGAAACTCTCCTTCTCTATGCGAAAAGAATCGCAACGGAAAAAATTGTATTAGGTATTCAAGCCTACATATTCTTCCGAATTGCTCTTTTCTTCATTAGTTTAAGCGCGTTATTCTTTCTAGCTGCTTTTTTCCTCCTTTTGCAAAGGCAATTTGGGGGGGATCCGTTACCTGCAGCCCTGGGAACTGGAGGACTCTGCCTTTTTATTTCTCTACTAGGCATTTTCGCCCTTATCCGGAAACTTAAAGCGTAA
- a CDS encoding DUF4279 domain-containing protein: MKYSNPSFPRSWALIAVSEPGLDVHEVTRTLGIRPDLSVNKGVPAISGNPVTSSLWQIHSKRDASSPLEDHIHELLERIAPHRKEFQSFCEKHNVLLYCSVEFNNGNLEETTLSARTLLLLGNLGLKISFHAWNVPERRRRSEDQN; the protein is encoded by the coding sequence ATGAAATACAGTAATCCTTCTTTCCCTCGGAGTTGGGCTCTTATTGCTGTTTCTGAACCTGGCCTGGATGTTCACGAAGTAACCAGGACTCTTGGGATTCGACCGGACTTATCTGTGAATAAAGGAGTTCCTGCCATCTCAGGAAATCCAGTTACTTCTTCCTTGTGGCAAATTCACTCGAAAAGAGATGCGAGTTCTCCGTTAGAGGACCATATCCATGAGTTATTAGAAAGAATTGCCCCTCATCGCAAAGAATTCCAAAGTTTTTGTGAAAAACATAATGTCTTACTCTATTGTTCCGTTGAATTCAATAACGGAAATTTGGAAGAAACTACGCTGAGCGCCCGGACTCTTTTGCTGCTCGGAAATCTGGGCTTGAAAATATCTTTTCATGCTTGGAACGTTCCAGAAAGGAGGAGAAGGTCAGAGGATCAGAATTAA
- the epmA gene encoding EF-P lysine aminoacylase EpmA — protein MKLNNLEILLFRSRFLHATRTFFHEKGFLEIDTPALKKIPGMEPYLDPFLVGSPLGEEKGYLITSPEYSLKQALSLGVEKAYEIAHTFRSGEKGSSYHTAEFLMLEFYQTGIDLHQAMDLLEELIRWIADRLSLPLLEKPFQRKLVKELLANSAGIDWERDSLERKITELSLTNLSLDSMEYEDCFFLVFLNLLEPNFTSEFQFIYDYPPEMAALSRIENGVAKRFELYFGNIELANAFYELLDPVEQRGRFEKEQELRRKLGKEVFPIHEEFLQALERGIPECSGISIGLDRLLMVLLGRNSLSEVSPYWREI, from the coding sequence ATGAAGCTAAATAACTTAGAAATATTGTTATTTCGATCTAGATTTTTGCATGCTACGAGAACTTTTTTTCATGAAAAAGGATTCCTAGAGATTGATACTCCGGCTTTGAAAAAAATCCCAGGGATGGAACCATATTTGGATCCATTTTTGGTAGGATCTCCTTTGGGTGAAGAAAAAGGGTATTTAATTACGTCCCCTGAATACTCTCTTAAACAAGCTTTATCTTTGGGTGTTGAAAAGGCTTACGAGATTGCACATACGTTTCGTTCGGGAGAGAAGGGGAGTTCCTACCATACCGCAGAGTTCCTCATGCTGGAATTTTATCAAACAGGTATAGATTTGCATCAGGCAATGGACCTTCTCGAAGAACTGATTCGATGGATTGCTGATAGACTAAGCCTTCCCCTTTTGGAAAAACCGTTCCAAAGAAAACTGGTGAAGGAACTCCTCGCTAACTCAGCCGGCATTGATTGGGAAAGAGATTCGTTGGAACGAAAAATCACTGAACTGTCTTTAACAAATCTTTCTCTCGACTCCATGGAATATGAAGACTGCTTTTTTTTGGTATTCTTAAACTTATTAGAGCCGAACTTCACTTCGGAATTTCAATTCATCTATGATTATCCTCCTGAAATGGCAGCCCTTTCTCGAATTGAAAATGGAGTAGCCAAAAGGTTCGAATTATATTTCGGAAATATAGAATTAGCTAACGCATTTTATGAACTTTTGGACCCGGTAGAACAGAGAGGCCGTTTTGAAAAAGAGCAAGAGTTGAGAAGAAAGTTAGGTAAGGAAGTTTTCCCAATTCACGAGGAGTTCCTGCAGGCTTTGGAAAGAGGTATTCCTGAATGTTCCGGGATTTCAATAGGTTTGGATCGACTTTTGATGGTGCTTTTGGGAAGGAACTCCCTCTCAGAAGTTAGTCCATACTGGCGAGAAATTTGA
- a CDS encoding MBOAT family O-acyltransferase — protein MNFATPLFLLFFLLIFGLRWVLPKFTLLPEWIPKPFLLSGSYFFYMSWNPKFGALLFGTTILDYWIGRLMAEKEGKSRTILLSISLILNLGVLAFFKYFIFFMQSGNAVFSAFGLNLSLPVWRIVLPVGISFYTFQSLSYTIDVFRREILPEKNFWNYALFLSFFPQLVAGPIVPAKTFLPQLKTWVVWKELPLREGLILILIGVWKKVVIADQLSILPDSFYRAPLEFSSAYAWAAVFAYSIQIYCDFSGYTDIALGCALLLGFRLVENFRMPYLASGFSDFWRRWHISLSSWLRNYLYIPLGGNRKSELRTYVNLFLTMLLGGLWHGASWNFVVWGGFHGLFLGLERLGKKFWPVFFSPESGSGVLGRAAYRIFVILGVVLCWVFFRSPNWKTTSIVFEKLFRFSTGADPALSSLRILFIAFFLFFVATWIGNRDEKDGFFRKFYEGLHPIIFGVLVGVGLLFAAVFSSESQPFIYFVF, from the coding sequence ATGAATTTCGCAACTCCTCTCTTCCTGCTCTTTTTTTTGCTTATATTTGGGCTTAGATGGGTTCTTCCCAAATTTACCCTTTTGCCAGAATGGATTCCTAAGCCCTTTTTGCTCTCTGGAAGCTATTTTTTCTATATGTCCTGGAATCCTAAGTTTGGGGCCCTTCTTTTCGGGACTACTATACTCGATTATTGGATCGGGAGATTGATGGCTGAAAAGGAAGGTAAATCTCGAACCATCTTACTTTCTATCTCTCTAATTTTGAATCTGGGAGTTTTGGCATTTTTTAAATATTTCATTTTCTTTATGCAGTCCGGAAATGCCGTATTTTCGGCATTTGGGCTAAATTTGAGTCTTCCTGTATGGCGCATTGTGCTTCCTGTAGGGATCTCTTTTTACACTTTTCAGTCCCTAAGTTATACGATCGATGTGTTCCGAAGGGAAATTTTACCCGAAAAGAACTTTTGGAATTATGCGCTCTTTCTTTCCTTCTTCCCTCAGTTGGTTGCGGGACCTATCGTTCCGGCTAAGACGTTTTTGCCTCAGTTGAAAACTTGGGTTGTTTGGAAGGAACTCCCGCTTAGAGAAGGCCTCATTTTAATTTTGATAGGCGTGTGGAAGAAGGTGGTGATCGCCGACCAACTTTCTATTTTGCCTGATTCTTTTTATCGGGCTCCTTTGGAATTTTCGAGTGCCTATGCATGGGCAGCGGTTTTTGCGTATTCTATTCAGATCTATTGTGATTTTAGCGGTTATACTGATATCGCGTTAGGCTGTGCTCTTCTTTTGGGGTTTAGGTTGGTTGAAAATTTTAGGATGCCTTACCTTGCTTCCGGGTTTTCCGATTTTTGGAGAAGATGGCATATCTCTCTTTCTTCTTGGCTTCGAAACTATTTGTACATTCCTTTGGGTGGAAATCGTAAATCGGAGCTTAGGACCTATGTAAATCTATTCTTGACTATGCTTTTGGGCGGTTTATGGCATGGCGCCAGTTGGAATTTTGTGGTGTGGGGAGGATTTCACGGTTTATTTCTGGGCTTGGAAAGATTGGGTAAAAAATTTTGGCCTGTTTTCTTCTCACCTGAAAGCGGATCCGGAGTTTTAGGAAGGGCCGCCTATAGAATTTTTGTAATCTTAGGCGTAGTTCTTTGTTGGGTGTTCTTTAGATCTCCGAATTGGAAGACCACAAGTATTGTTTTCGAAAAACTTTTTCGGTTTTCGACCGGCGCGGATCCGGCACTTTCTTCTTTGCGTATTTTGTTTATCGCATTCTTTCTTTTTTTTGTAGCTACCTGGATCGGAAATCGGGATGAGAAGGACGGGTTTTTTCGTAAATTTTACGAAGGTTTACATCCGATAATTTTCGGAGTTTTGGTTGGCGTTGGCCTTTTATTTGCAGCCGTATTCTCTTCCGAGTCTCAGCCGTTTATTTATTTCGTTTTTTGA
- a CDS encoding 4a-hydroxytetrahydrobiopterin dehydratase: protein MDNSPIPLSVEQIRKELPTTWEIVTANIVPKIVRVYKLPQYQDGIKIITDLANLANDMDHHPEILFSYGFIRVELYTHTLKGLSSLDLQFAITAENLLSNL, encoded by the coding sequence ATGGATAATTCTCCAATTCCACTTTCTGTAGAGCAAATTAGGAAGGAACTCCCGACCACGTGGGAAATAGTTACGGCTAATATAGTCCCAAAAATTGTTCGAGTATATAAATTACCCCAATATCAAGACGGAATCAAAATCATAACTGATTTAGCTAACCTCGCAAACGATATGGATCACCATCCAGAAATTCTTTTTTCGTATGGTTTCATTAGAGTGGAATTATATACACACACGTTAAAAGGATTGTCCAGCTTGGACTTGCAGTTTGCTATTACTGCCGAAAATCTCTTAAGTAATCTTTAA
- a CDS encoding phosphatidylinositol phospholipase encodes MAVKIKRTSFQRLLNAMKKVTSEVNDHEILRRLETLMVTSKEDLNQTVVRALLENPLDFDPKSVPEPYAQYVRHFVYMVKRNKKMGLDVNFDSSAIDSKKEKKKLAAPKKSTPAKKQVPARKRA; translated from the coding sequence ATGGCCGTGAAGATCAAACGAACCTCTTTTCAGAGGCTTCTGAATGCGATGAAGAAAGTCACTAGCGAGGTGAACGATCATGAAATTCTTCGCAGATTAGAAACTCTCATGGTCACTAGCAAAGAAGATTTGAACCAAACAGTGGTTCGTGCTCTTTTAGAAAATCCTTTAGACTTCGATCCCAAATCCGTGCCGGAACCTTATGCACAGTACGTTAGACATTTCGTATATATGGTGAAACGAAATAAGAAAATGGGATTGGATGTGAACTTCGATTCGAGTGCCATCGATTCAAAAAAAGAGAAAAAGAAGTTAGCCGCGCCTAAAAAATCCACTCCTGCCAAAAAACAAGTTCCCGCTCGCAAAAGAGCCTAA
- a CDS encoding DUF883 family protein codes for MSKGDNLSEELQILKDKAKRITGKAREEYLEHVSDLKEKLKQVTGETSEKAKQIIDQTGTYIKENPQKATLIGLGVGVGIGVIIGMLIGRRK; via the coding sequence ATGTCTAAGGGTGATAATCTAAGCGAAGAACTCCAAATCTTAAAAGATAAGGCCAAAAGAATTACAGGTAAGGCCCGGGAGGAATACTTGGAACACGTATCTGATCTAAAGGAAAAATTAAAACAAGTTACTGGTGAGACTAGTGAAAAAGCCAAACAAATCATTGATCAAACAGGAACTTATATTAAAGAAAATCCACAAAAAGCAACTTTGATTGGGTTAGGGGTCGGAGTCGGGATAGGCGTGATTATAGGAATGCTTATCGGTCGAAGAAAATAA
- the asd gene encoding aspartate-semialdehyde dehydrogenase: MSKINVAVLGATGSVGQRFIQLLENHPYFQVTHLCASENSAGKTYAEVMKKRWKISGDIPNYARDIIITLPDPKLAQGVKLAFSGLDASIAGEVETSFAEAGIHIISNSKNHRMVENVPLLSAEVNANHLDVISSQKTPGKIITNSNCTIMGVTISLKPLYEKFGIESVMLFSMQAISGAGYPGVPTMDILGNVVPFIGGEEDKAELEPLKCLGQAEGGKIINADFKISAHCNRVPVFDGHTVCVSVKFKKKPTESEILEAWSSFKGEPQELKLPLAPDFPILYRQEEDRPQPRLDLETGRGMTTVVGRLRPDPILDWKYVVLSHNTVRGAAGAAILNAELMYRKNLL, from the coding sequence ATGAGCAAAATTAACGTAGCTGTTTTGGGAGCCACCGGCTCCGTCGGGCAAAGGTTCATCCAACTTTTGGAAAACCATCCTTATTTTCAGGTAACCCATCTATGCGCATCCGAGAATAGCGCTGGCAAAACATATGCGGAAGTAATGAAGAAGCGTTGGAAGATCTCAGGAGACATTCCTAATTACGCTCGTGACATAATTATCACATTACCGGACCCTAAGCTCGCCCAAGGCGTTAAATTGGCATTTTCCGGTCTGGACGCTTCGATTGCGGGAGAAGTGGAAACTTCTTTTGCAGAGGCCGGTATCCATATTATTTCCAATTCTAAAAATCATAGAATGGTGGAAAATGTTCCTCTTCTTTCTGCGGAAGTGAATGCAAACCATTTGGATGTGATCTCGAGCCAGAAAACTCCGGGCAAGATCATCACTAATTCAAATTGTACGATCATGGGAGTGACCATCTCTCTCAAACCTCTTTACGAAAAGTTCGGTATTGAGTCCGTTATGTTGTTCTCTATGCAGGCGATCTCCGGTGCTGGCTATCCAGGAGTTCCTACAATGGATATTTTGGGGAATGTAGTCCCTTTTATCGGCGGAGAAGAAGATAAGGCGGAGTTAGAGCCTCTGAAATGTCTCGGACAGGCGGAAGGTGGAAAGATTATCAACGCAGATTTTAAAATTTCCGCTCATTGCAATCGGGTTCCTGTTTTTGACGGACATACGGTTTGTGTTTCCGTGAAATTCAAGAAGAAGCCGACCGAATCCGAAATTTTAGAAGCCTGGTCTTCATTTAAAGGCGAACCTCAGGAATTAAAGTTGCCTCTCGCTCCGGATTTTCCGATTCTTTATCGTCAAGAAGAAGACAGACCCCAACCTCGTCTAGACCTGGAAACAGGGAGAGGAATGACTACCGTAGTGGGAAGACTCAGACCTGATCCGATTTTGGATTGGAAATATGTTGTCCTAAGTCATAATACGGTCCGTGGGGCTGCCGGTGCCGCGATTTTAAACGCGGAATTGATGTATCGGAAAAACCTACTCTAG
- a CDS encoding DUF1564 family protein — MEKLKPTFYRSFSRNISLENKIPKKRKVSTLLIPPHLAKYVRKQGINYLLKKALAGQLRSFHSSRRINSQSIYTKYQNIRGRSKENRYIKFNFRPKSEDWTQLRSLAISHGVSMCYLFVLLLEEYKSKGFSYTGKTIWQIKAAIHTNFESNIFFRELLILEYPLAKSDFNGKRKDPHRPKIA, encoded by the coding sequence ATGGAAAAACTAAAACCCACATTTTATCGTTCCTTCTCTCGAAACATATCTTTAGAAAATAAAATTCCAAAGAAACGTAAAGTCTCTACACTTCTAATTCCTCCCCACCTGGCAAAATATGTTCGTAAGCAAGGCATCAACTATTTGTTAAAGAAGGCACTCGCTGGCCAACTAAGAAGCTTTCATTCAAGTAGGCGTATTAATTCACAATCGATATATACCAAGTATCAGAACATTCGAGGAAGATCAAAGGAGAATCGATATATAAAGTTTAACTTCCGGCCAAAATCAGAAGATTGGACTCAACTTAGAAGTCTCGCCATTAGTCATGGAGTATCAATGTGCTATTTGTTTGTGTTGCTATTGGAGGAATACAAGTCCAAAGGTTTTTCATATACCGGCAAAACAATTTGGCAAATAAAGGCCGCAATACATACTAACTTTGAATCAAATATCTTCTTTCGAGAACTATTGATCTTAGAATATCCATTAGCAAAATCAGATTTCAATGGTAAAAGAAAGGACCCTCATAGACCAAAAATCGCGTAA